The genomic region GAGCATCAGGACTTCGCCCACGACACCCTCTACCGGGCCCTGAACCAACCCCTGGCCCTGTTCTTTGAACTCTCCCTGGAGCTCTGCAAAGGGCTGGGCGGGCTGAAGCGCGGCTACTTTCTCCTGGATGACGCCCTCATCCAGCGCTACCGCTCAGGCAAGCTGGGCCTGAAGAAATCCCGGGACACTTCCACGGGGGCTTGGGTGTTTGGGCCATCTCTGGTGGGGCTGGGGTGGACGGACGGAAAGCGGCGGATCCCTCTGGCCTTCCTGCCTTACTTCGGGCAGGAATGAGGAGCGCAAGCTGGATCTGGCCCTGCTGGATTGGGCGGCGGAGCAGGATTTTCAGCCGGGAGGCGTACTTGTTTGACGCTTGGTACGCGGCGAGGCAGGTCTTGGAGTGGCTCCATGTCCACGGCTGGTCTTTTGTCACGAGATTCAGGTCTAACCGTGTGCTGGACGGTGTTCAGCTCAAGAGGCATGGGAGAACCCGTTGGGTCAAGGCGGAGAGGTTGAGCGGCCTGAGCTTTGCCGTGGGGCGCACAAACATGGGGAGGTTTTACGGAACGAACAAGGAGGGTGGGGCCTATCAGTTGTGACAAGCGAAGGAGGAGATGTTCTGGGGGGGCTTCAGCAGAAACCGGGGTGGACGGGGCATCGGCACTGGCGTAGGCCAAGCTGCTGGCCCATCTGGCCTTGGGGTTGGTAATCTATGGGCTCATCGAGTGTCAGCGAGGGCGGCTGTTGAGTTTCTATCAATGCCGACGGAGACTGATTGCAGGTAAGCTGAGCCTGGATTTGAGCCCTCTGTTATCGGTGTGGGTGGAGGTCGTGTAAGCCAGAATTTGAGTTATTCTATCCGTCAGTAAAGATGGCCTTATCGTGGCAAAGCCCGGTATATCTAAAAAGGGAGCGGCTTTTGGAGCTAATCCCGGAAGAACCGGGATTCGTACTGTGGCTCGAGGCCCCCGCAGGCTTTGGCAAGAGCGTCCTGGCAGGGCAGTTGGCCGAAAGGCTATCTTGGCGCGTCGTTTGGGGGAGCGCCCTGCTGGGGGATCTCAAGGGCCTCTTGGCCAAGGCCCTGAACCTACCCCCGGAAGCCCCTTGGGGCGCGCTGGTAGAGACCCTAAAGCTCGAGCCCACCCTGGTGGTTCTGGAAGACCTGACCGGCGAAGAAGACCTCTCCCCCCTGCTCCGCACCCTGCCCTGCCTCCTCATCCTTGCAAGCCGCAGACCCCTCCCCTACCCCGAGCTTCCCAAGCTCCTCGCCGAGGGGCGCCTCGTTCATCTCCAGGCTGGGGATCTCGTCTTCACCCAGGAGGAAGCCCACACCCTCTTCGGGGGCAGGGCGGGCTGGGAGGAGGCGCACGCGGTCACGGGAGGTTGGCCGCTGCCTCTTTTTCTTTCCGCTTTCACCGGGAAACCCCCAGAAACCCAGGCCCTTCTCCGGGGGCTAAAGGAAAGCCTTTCCGAGGGAGAGTTCCAAGAGGGGCTCCTGCTGGCTGCCCTGCCCGTCCTGCCCGAGCCCCTGGCTCGCCCTGAAACCCAAAGCCTCTTCCAGAAGGGCCTTCTCCGCCATCTACAAGAGGGCTTCACCCTCCACCCCCTCCTCAAGGAGATAGCCCTGAAAAGCCTCCTCCCTGAGGTGCAGCAAGCAGTGCGGGGAGCAGAGGGAAGGCTTGCGGAAGACCTCCTGGCCGAGGCCTACTGGAATGCCCGTCTCCCCAAGGAACTGCTTGCCCTCTTGGAAAAGCCCATCCAGCTCAGGATCCCGGCAGAGAGGCTCGTCCAGTGGGAAGCCCTCCTCCGCCGAGGGGGGATGCGGGCCCGGCTGCGGCTAGGGGAAGCGCTGCTGCAGTGTGGGAAGCGGGAGGGGTATGCCCTTCTCGAGCCCCTCGCCGCTTCCCAAGACCCCGGCGTGGCCCTCACCGCCTCGGGGCACCTCGCCTACTATCTGGCCGAGCCCCTTTTGGGCAAGGACTTGAAGAGGGCCCGGGGCTACCTGGAAAGGGGCCTGGCCCTTCTGGACCAAGTCAACGGGGAGCTTGCCGGGCGCTTCCTGAACGACGCTGCCCGGGTGCCCTACGAAGAGGAGAGGACAGAGGAAGCCCTGAGGCTTTTAGAAGAGGCCCTGAGGCGGCTTCCCCCGGAAAGTCCTTACCGCATAGCCCCCCTCACCAATCTGGCCTTCCTCCGCTTTGAGCTCAAAGGCGCTCTCTTGGAGCGCATCGCCGCCCTGGAGGAGGCGGTGCTTGCCACCGGATACAGCTATGCCAACCTCCCCGGACACCTCCGGGATCTTGGGCGGCTTTACCTCCTGCTTGGGGAAAGGGAAAAAGCCACAGACCGCTTCCGTAAGGCCTCCGAGGCCCCAGGAAATCCCCTCGCCGCCCTCGAGGCCCGCATATTCCTGGCCTATTTAACCAAAGACCCGGAAACCCTCGCTCGCCTGCTGGCCCAAGCCGAGCTTTGGGAGAACTCGTACCTGGTGGAAAGGGGGAGGGCTTTCCTGGCCGAGCTTCGGAGCGACCCCGACCTTCTGGCCGGGCTCAGTGGCTTCCTGCCAGGCCTCGCTCGAGCCCTCCTCCTCAACGAAGCCAGCCTCCTTCCACCCCGCCCACAGGAGCGGGAGGAACAGCTCTACTGGCACGCGGCCCGCTACCGCATCCTGAGAAAAGAAGAGGATCTAAGGGCCCTCCTTGCCCTTACCGACGCCAGGGAAAAAGTTCTCCCGGGGCTTCTCCCGCTAGCACTCCTCCCCAGAAAAGGCCCTGAGCTCGCCCAGGCCTATCCCCTCTGGGAGGTGTTGCAAAGCGGTTGGAAGGAGGCTGTGGCCTCACGGCTTCCCGAGATCCCCCCGCTTAGGGTCAGGGTTCTGGGTCAGTTCCAGGTAGAAGGCCCCGTGGGAGCGGTGGAGCTCAAGGGGCGGGCCAAGGAACTTTTCGCCCTCCTCCTCCTCGGCCTTCCTCGAGAGGAGGTGGCCTATGCCCTTTGGCCGGACCTTCCTGAAGAGGCCGCCCTCAACAACCTGCATGTATGGCTTACCCGCCTGCGCAAGGTTCTGGAACCTTGGGGAGTGCCCACCTACTGCCTGGAGGAGGGCCTTGTCCGGGTGGAACTAGACCTTTTTTCCGTGGAAGAGGCACTGGAAAAAGGCGACGCCGAAAGGGTTCTGGCCCTCTACCAGGAGCCCCTTTTCCCCGGCCTAGACCACCCCTTCCTGGATCGAAAGCGGGAGGAGGTCTTCCACCGCGTCAGGGCCCTCTTTGTGCAAAAGGGCGAGCCTCGCCTTCTGGAGCGCCTCCTGGAGCTTGACCCTCTGGACGAAGAGGCCCTTGTTTCCCTGGTGGAGCAGTGCTTGCACAAAGGACAGAAAGTGCGGGCAAAAAGGCTCCTCGAGGCCTACCGCAAACGGCTGCGGGAAGAGCTTGGGGAAAGGCCAAGCCCGGCGCTCGAGGCTCTCTTCCGCCAGCTCTGAATTTGCATCCCATCCCTGGCCAGCCTTGAGAAAAGGCATGGTCATGGGTTTTTGGGTGTTTAAGTCCGGTGTAAGTCTCCCTGAAGAAGATGAGGACGGGGATCCCCAAAATCCCTGAAGGAGGTAATGCAGTATGCGCAAGACCGTAGGCTTTAGCATTTTCGAAGGGCTTGCACGAACCGGCGGGTGGTTGGTTTTGGGTTTGCTGGTTCTGCTCTTGGCCGCTTGTGGAGGCCAGGGCAGCGGCGATACCCGCACGGCCAACGTCACGGTGGGCACCTGGAACTACGGCGGGCAGAATGTGGGCATCGCCATGGCTCTCTGGACCGACGCGTCCGAGCCTACCAGCCCAGACGGGTTTACTGTGAACGTGACAGGGCCCAACAACCTGTCCTGGAGCGTGGGGCCATACGCGTATTCTGTTCGCGGAGCTATCTTTTTTTGGAGGGCTAGCTCCACACTAATCCCCACCTCCGGCAGCTACACAGTGAGCGCAGCCCTGCCCGGTAATCCCGGCTTCGGCCGCACCCTGAACGTGGACGCCACCGCCACCCTGCCCCAACCCCAGGGCGTCAGCCTCCAGGCCACCCAGAACACCGCCACCATCAGCTGGCAGGCCGTCAGCGGAGCCCAGTCCTACTTTGTAGAGATCTGGCAGTTGGATAACAACAACAACCCTTCTTCGCGTCGGTTCACCTGGTACACCACGGCCACCCAGGTGCAGTTTACCCAAGCCGCCCAGATCACGCTTCCCCCAGGCAACTACCGGGCCCGGGTGTTTGCGGCTAGTGTGGATTTCACAACACTTTATAAAACCGGCCAGGCTGCCCAGCTCGACCCTCAGGTGAAGCTCTCCTCGGCCTTGAGCAGCGCCTTCCAGGTTCAGTCCACAGGAGCCCTGCGGCTGCTGGATCTGCCCGCTCCGAGCGTGGAGCCAGAGGCCCAGGGGCAAGGGCATTAGGCTGGGGCAAAGTCTTTGGGGGGCTTTTGGGCCCCCTTCAATCTTCGATTGTGCCGAGCTACCCCCGCAAAGCCTCCAGCATCAGGGGCTGGGCCATTCGCTACAACCCCTTGGAGGCAGCCCGGGTTTCGGGCACCCTCCCCGTTAAGTCTTGTGTAAGCCCCTCGCTCTACCCTGAAGCGTAGAAGGAGGCATCCATGAGGAAGCGGCTGGAGATGGTTTTCAGACGGGGATTCCTGGCATTAGGGCTTGCCTTGGGCCTTTCCCTGGCTCAGGCAGAGCCCTTCCAAGACGCCCTACACGGCTTTGGGGTGATCCTTCCATCCAGCTATACGGTGCGGGTACGCGACTTCGGCCTCCTCCTCGGCGACCTCGAGGCCTTCCTCCTGGTGCGGGGCATGCCCCTGCGCACCCCCAAAGAAGCGCTGTCCCCTCTGGTGCAGGAAGCCCAAGCCCTAGCGGGCGGGCGGGGGAGTTATTACCTAAAGGAGGCCCCAGGAGGACTGCTCCTCCTGGGGCGGGGCCTGAGCTACCTGTTCCGCCTGGCAGACTACATGACCGCCCTCTCCCCCTCCGCCCGCCAAGACCCCTTCCTCCTTGGCCTGACCTACGAGGTTGCCCACCTCCTTCTCCCCGGGCCTAAGAGCCTTCTCGTGGTAAGCGTCTATCTACCCACCGACGCCCCTAGGGAGGCGAGGGAAAAGGCCTTGGGGGTGCTCCGCTCTTTGGAATTCCTGCCCCCCCAAGCGCGGGTGGCCTACCGAGCGCAGACAGTACAAGACCCCGTGCTGGGGATGGAGGCCTTCACGCTGGAAGTGCCCCAGGGCTATCGCTTGCAGAACGGTCTGGTGCCCACGGGGGCGAGTGCGGGGGCGGTGCGGCAACTGGCTTATGCCCTTCAGGGGCCGGGAGTCCTCCTCCGCCAGGATCTCCTCTACGCCCGGGCCTCCAGCCTACAAACGGGTTTTGGGGGCAACGCCAGTACGGTCTTGGGCTGGAACGGGCGGGTAGGCCAGGTCGCGGGCTTCTTATGCCCCACCTCGGCACAGGAGAGCGGTCAGCTGCTCGCCAACCTTTGGAGCCAGGAGGAAGGCAAAGCCTGGGAGGTGCGCAAGGTAGAAGCGGGGCCTTCCCTGGCGAGCAGGGTGGCCCGCCGCCTCCAAGAGCTTCGACAAGCCGAGGAGGCCTCCATGACGGCTGGCCTTCCCTTCCAAGCCCAGCGGGTGCGGCTGAACCTCAAGGTGCAGGCAGTTTCTGGCAACCTGGCGCGGGAAGCCTTCTTGGAGGGCGGCGTCTACCTCTTCTCCAGTCCAGACCGCATAGCCGCCAGCTCCGACTGCGACTTCCGTGCTCGAGTGGTCTTAAAGGAGGGAACCCAAAGGGGCTTAGACCAGGCGAGCCCTGTGTTCAACGGCTTTCTCCTGGGAGTACGGGTACAGCCGGAATGGCCCTGGCTCGAGGCCCGCAGAGCCCAGCAGATGAGCGATGAAGAGACGCGGCGGGTTCTGGCCATGATCCGGGAGCAGGAGAACTTCAACACCTGGATGCGGCAAAGCTGGGCCAACCTTCTTTCTGACCAGACCTATGTGCGCGACCCAACTACGGGAGAGGTTTTCCGGAGTTACAAGGAATCTTTCAACACCGGCACCTTCTGGCGCGATCCGGTCTTTGGCGGGACGGTGGGAGCGGTGGAGCGGGGAGGGAGGCTGGAAGACCTTCTGCGCCAAGGTGGTTGGCGCCAGTTGGAGGAAAGTCTTTCGGGCCTACCCGGTACCTGGAAGCGGTGAATTTTAGGGCGGAGGTCAATCCTCCGCCCTCGCTCTGCTTGCGGGCTCAGGCTAACCGCTCGCATTTATGTTGCAGTTGCCTTTGCAGATGATGACGATGATCTTGATCTTGGGCCATTTGATTTTGAGGGTAGGCGCCTCCGGCGAGGTGATGTCGTCCTCTATGCCAATGCCTACAGGGCCGTCATTGGGCAGCACCTGGGCGGGCAGGGTGGCGATTATCCGATTGGGATCGCCCAGCTTGGTGAACTGCACGGCATACCCTCCGGCGGGGTTGCGCACCAGGCGCAGGTTTAGGAAGGGGTCGCCCTCGGGTGTGCACCAGACGTTGCTCGGGCCGCAGTCGGTGGTGGTTTTCTCCCAAGGCTTCTTGCGAAGGTAGAGGAAGCCCAGGTTTTCTCCCACCAGCTCCTCGATGGGGGTGCTGTCCCGCAGCTTGGGGTTGTCGTAGGGCACCGCCACCACGGAGACATCCTCCCGCTGGAGCCAGACGGGGGGCCAGAGAGGCGGGAAGGGCTTGGGCCTGCCGCAACAGATGTCCTTGAATTTCGCCTCAAAAGCCTCGGCGCTCAGGGTGCCGCCCAGGGAACGGCCCGGCAGGGTATTGGGGGGCAGGGTGCTTACGATGTGCACCCGGGCGCTGGGATTGGCGCTGCCAAAGGTGCATATTATGTCGATAATGTAAGTGTCACCTTCGCGATAAAACGAAAACCTGCACTTTATGTCAGGAATGAGGGTTTGCTCGGGGTTTCCCTGCATCTCCACCTGCGCTGGGGTTCGCACCGAAGCCGCCCCCTGTGCGCCGTACCACTCCAGCTCGTAGCCTCCTTGAGGGGCCTGGCGCAAATAGGCCAGGTCGGCATAGCATGGGCGCTTGCTCGGGCACCGGATGACTATGAAAACGGGTTTATCCACAGGCGGCAGAACGTAGGGGAAGGGAGGGCGCCAGGGCCCGCCGATGAGCACGATGTCCTCGCCGTCCTTCGCCAGGGTCAGGGGCCGGGGAGAGGTGGCCTGAGGGCGCAGGCTTTGCGGCATGAGCTCGGCAAAGGCGTTTACGGCCTCGTCCAGCAGGGGCTGGCCGGCGTCGTAGAGGGCCGCGTCGTTTTGGCTGAGCTGTTCAAGGGCGGCTTGGGTGGGGCCGGAGCTACAACCGGCCAGTATCCCAAGGACCAAGAGCATAAGGGCCGTCAACAGGGTTCGTTTCATCAAGACCTCCTGGAGTTTGGATGCTCCGGGGGTAACACTAGCAAAGGCGCTCTTAACCCAGCCTGAATGCTCTCTGAACGGGCGGACTGCCGAAGGGTAAGCGAAGAGCGAAGGCCCCTGGTACAGGCCAGGGGTTCTTCGAATCCAGGCCCGGCTCAGGGTGCCTGGCTCAGGTCGAGCATCCCCGCGCCCACCGCCTGAGGGGGGTAGGGCAAAGGCTTGGCGTGCTGCTGCAAGGCTTGCTGAAGCTGGGCTGGGTTCAGGCTGGGCTGGGCCGAAAGCCACACCGCCACCAGCGGGGTGGCAAAGGAGGTGCCGGTGCAGGTATCCATGGTTCCCCCGGGCTGGGTGCAGTTTAGATTGGTTCCCGGCGCGGCCAGGTCTACGTAGGGGCCTTGGGTGCTGTAGGGGGCGGGCTGCCAGCCGGTGGGGCCGGAGGCGGCCTCGAGGGCCCCCACCGCCACCAGGCCCGGCAGGTCAAAAGCCGCAGGGTAGTGAGCCGGGCTGCCCTGATCCCCTTGGTTCCCCGCGGCGGCGGCCACCGGGATGTTCTGACTCAGGGCGGCTTGCAGGGCCAGCTTGAGGGCCTCCACCGGGGTGTCGCCCCCCAGGCTCAGGTTCATGACGGTGGGGCCATGGCGGTTTTGCACCACCCAGCACACCCCCCGCACCACCCGGCTGGCCCGGCAGACCCCATTCTCGTCGCAAACCCGTACCGGGACGATCTGGGCGTCGGGGGCGACCTCCTTTACCAATCCTGCTGCACCGGTGCCGTGGCCGTTTGGAAAGGCATCCTGAGGGGTGGAGTCGTCGTCCACAAAGTCGTAGCCGGAAAGCTGGGGAATGGCCGCGTCCACCCCGGTGTCCAGCACCGCCACCTGCACCCCCTGCCCCTTGTAGCCCCGGTTGTTGGCCAAAGGTGCCCCCACCGCCTCTCCACCCAAGGTGCGGGATAAGCTCCACAAGCTCTCGGGGTCGGCTTTGTAGCTGGGATCCTGGGCTTCCAGTTCTTCTAGAGCTTTGCCCAGGGCTTCACCGCTATAGCCCAGCTCGGCCAGGGCAAAGCCGCAGGCCTGGAGATCGTCCTTCCGGATCAGGGTGAAGTCTGCAGGGAGCTTGGGGGTCTGGCCCAGGGGTAGCCGGAGCAGGGCTCGCCTTCGGTCTACCTGGCCCAATACGCCCAAGGTAGCGCGCGCCTCCTGGCTTGCGGACACCACCCGCACCGGCTGGGGGCCGCCGGCCACCGTTGGCACGGTAAAACGCAGCCGTCCGGCTTCACGGGCTGTCACCGTGGCTTCCACTCCGCTCACGAAGACTCGAGCCCCCTCCGGGCTCATCCCGCTGAGCCGGGCCTCTACTTCCTCCCCCAATACAGCCCGGCTGGGGGAGAGGGTCAGGTTGGGGCCTGAAGGGGTACAGGCCGAAAGCAAGAGCAACGCTAGCCAGAACCATCTGCGCATGGGGCACCTTGTCGTGGTAGGGGAGGCTATACCCGCTCAGATCCAACAGCCAAGCGGGCATGGCTAGGGAAGGCTTACGCTAGCCCCGCCCACCGTATAGCTGCCGGTAGCGATGGCCAGGCCGATGTCGGTGTTGGTGGTGAAGGCGCTGGGATCCGTGGCGTCCAGCTGCAGGAGGGGGCTTGCCGAAAGCAGGGCGCTTACCGAAGCGTGCACGGTACTCCCGGAAGCGAAGGGCGTGTAGCCCAGGGTGCTGGAAAGGTTCGGGAAGCTGTAGCCCGTGGCGGTACCGAGCCAGCCCGTACCCAGGGTGACGTGGTAAACGAGGGTGGAGTCCTCCAGCTCCAGCCGGTAGGCCCTCCGGTTCGCTCCGCCATAACTAAGTCCGCTCACCGTGGGGTGGGCGGTGGCGCTCAGCCCCAGGCTCCCTGTGGACCACGGGTTAGGTAGGGTCAAGGCAATGGATCCGCCGCCGCTACCCTTGTAGGCCTCGAGGACATGACCGCCGGCGCCCGCCACGGCGAAGGCGGTGTAGCGGTCCCCCGGGCCAAAGCCGCTCACGGGGCGGAAGGAGAAGTTGGTAGCGGCGAGGCCGCTAGCGGAACCCACGGTGCCCAGGCCTTGGTTATCCGCGCTGAGGTAGACCACTTGGGCCATGCCGAACGTGGGGCTGAAGCCTGTAGGCAGGCTCACCGTTAGGGCCTGAGGGGATAGGGCGTCCGAAGCGGTAAGGGTAACGCTGCTGGATCCACCCGCGCTGATGTTTACACCCCGCACCACCTTGGCCGCCTTGAAATTGGTGGGGTTGCCTGATGCGCTCACGGTCACCAGGAGATCCTGGGGTCCGGCGGGGGCGTTCAGGGTAACCGCTACCGGATTCGACAGACTGGCCACCGTGCCCCCGGCACTAAAGGCTCTTCCACTGACCACCACGGCGTCGCCCACGGCCAACCCCGGTACCCCGGAGGCGTCCACGGTGAGGGTGTAGCTCACCGTGCTGGGATTTGTACCACTACAGGTGACCTTGGGATTGGCGAGCTCCGAGGCGGCCGCCTGGATGACGTGGACTTCCGTGGGCACCCCCGGAACCAAAGGGTTGCAACGCACGGCCACGCCGTAGAGGGTATTGCCGCTCAAGCTGACGGTGTAGGTGCCACCGGGGTTTGGGGTGAGGGCTGTCCAGGAGCCGCTACCCAACTGGTAGGCCGCCGTATAGCCAACGTTTTGGGCGTCCACCACGGTCAGGGTGAGGCTGCTGGGGGGTGGGGGCGTGCCCCCGCCACAGGCAGCGAGGAGAAGAACCAGGGCCGTGGCTAAAAGTGCTTTGGGGTTTGTCATCTTTCCACCTCCTTGAAGTAGCCCACGGCAGACACGGCTGGGACGGGTTCTGCCGAAGGTGCCCAGAGGGTAGCAAAGGGGGTCTTAACAGGGTCTGAACGCCTCGAGCCGACTTCTATACCGCTCGGCCAGCACGGTGTAGCGGGCTTCCTCCAGCAGGGCAATGGCTTCCTCCAGGCTAGCCTGCTCGCCGGTGAGTTCGGCCAGATTGGCCAGCACCGCCGCAGTCAGCACCCACTCCTGGCCCGCTCGAGCCAGGCGCAAGGCTTCGCGGTAGGCCGCCTTGGCCTCCTCCCACCGCCCCTGGCGGTGGTAGAGGGCCCCCAGGTTGTTCCAGGCCCGTCCCATGGCCTCGAGGTTGCCCCGGGCCAGGGCCAGCGACTCCTTATAGAGCCGTTCGGCTTCAGCAGGCTGGCCCTGGCGCTCTTTAAGCACCCCCAGGTTGAGGTAAACCCGGGCCCGTAGCCCCCCACGCTCCCCAATGGCCTCGAGCACCTCGGCAAAAGCCGCTTCCCCCTGCCCCATCTCGGCCAGCGCCACCGCCCGATTGCCCAAAGCCCCCAGGTGACGCACCTCCTCCCCGGCCATCAAAAAGCG from Meiothermus sp. harbors:
- a CDS encoding BTAD domain-containing putative transcriptional regulator → MALSWQSPVYLKRERLLELIPEEPGFVLWLEAPAGFGKSVLAGQLAERLSWRVVWGSALLGDLKGLLAKALNLPPEAPWGALVETLKLEPTLVVLEDLTGEEDLSPLLRTLPCLLILASRRPLPYPELPKLLAEGRLVHLQAGDLVFTQEEAHTLFGGRAGWEEAHAVTGGWPLPLFLSAFTGKPPETQALLRGLKESLSEGEFQEGLLLAALPVLPEPLARPETQSLFQKGLLRHLQEGFTLHPLLKEIALKSLLPEVQQAVRGAEGRLAEDLLAEAYWNARLPKELLALLEKPIQLRIPAERLVQWEALLRRGGMRARLRLGEALLQCGKREGYALLEPLAASQDPGVALTASGHLAYYLAEPLLGKDLKRARGYLERGLALLDQVNGELAGRFLNDAARVPYEEERTEEALRLLEEALRRLPPESPYRIAPLTNLAFLRFELKGALLERIAALEEAVLATGYSYANLPGHLRDLGRLYLLLGEREKATDRFRKASEAPGNPLAALEARIFLAYLTKDPETLARLLAQAELWENSYLVERGRAFLAELRSDPDLLAGLSGFLPGLARALLLNEASLLPPRPQEREEQLYWHAARYRILRKEEDLRALLALTDAREKVLPGLLPLALLPRKGPELAQAYPLWEVLQSGWKEAVASRLPEIPPLRVRVLGQFQVEGPVGAVELKGRAKELFALLLLGLPREEVAYALWPDLPEEAALNNLHVWLTRLRKVLEPWGVPTYCLEEGLVRVELDLFSVEEALEKGDAERVLALYQEPLFPGLDHPFLDRKREEVFHRVRALFVQKGEPRLLERLLELDPLDEEALVSLVEQCLHKGQKVRAKRLLEAYRKRLREELGERPSPALEALFRQL
- a CDS encoding S8 family serine peptidase; its protein translation is MRRWFWLALLLLSACTPSGPNLTLSPSRAVLGEEVEARLSGMSPEGARVFVSGVEATVTAREAGRLRFTVPTVAGGPQPVRVVSASQEARATLGVLGQVDRRRALLRLPLGQTPKLPADFTLIRKDDLQACGFALAELGYSGEALGKALEELEAQDPSYKADPESLWSLSRTLGGEAVGAPLANNRGYKGQGVQVAVLDTGVDAAIPQLSGYDFVDDDSTPQDAFPNGHGTGAAGLVKEVAPDAQIVPVRVCDENGVCRASRVVRGVCWVVQNRHGPTVMNLSLGGDTPVEALKLALQAALSQNIPVAAAAGNQGDQGSPAHYPAAFDLPGLVAVGALEAASGPTGWQPAPYSTQGPYVDLAAPGTNLNCTQPGGTMDTCTGTSFATPLVAVWLSAQPSLNPAQLQQALQQHAKPLPYPPQAVGAGMLDLSQAP
- a CDS encoding peptidase S8 and S53 subtilisin kexin sedolisin, with amino-acid sequence MTNPKALLATALVLLLAACGGGTPPPPSSLTLTVVDAQNVGYTAAYQLGSGSWTALTPNPGGTYTVSLSGNTLYGVAVRCNPLVPGVPTEVHVIQAAASELANPKVTCSGTNPSTVSYTLTVDASGVPGLAVGDAVVVSGRAFSAGGTVASLSNPVAVTLNAPAGPQDLLVTVSASGNPTNFKAAKVVRGVNISAGGSSSVTLTASDALSPQALTVSLPTGFSPTFGMAQVVYLSADNQGLGTVGSASGLAATNFSFRPVSGFGPGDRYTAFAVAGAGGHVLEAYKGSGGGSIALTLPNPWSTGSLGLSATAHPTVSGLSYGGANRRAYRLELEDSTLVYHVTLGTGWLGTATGYSFPNLSSTLGYTPFASGSTVHASVSALLSASPLLQLDATDPSAFTTNTDIGLAIATGSYTVGGASVSLP